ATCATTTCACAAAATGTATGAATATAATACATTTTACGAACGCGATTAAATCTTTTAATACTTGAGAGCTTGTTTCCACCATCAACAAGTACAAGATTTttgtgtaaataattttttttaacagaaTCAACACCTATAACTtaatctctctttttttttatttatgttttttatttttgtatttatacTTTTATTAAACTTTGAACCAATAcagaaaatacaagaaaagaaatCAAACTCCACCAGTGACACTACCATTAAAGATCTCAATAGTGTCACCTTGACAAACATGATGCCATCTAAATGAACGATCATCATCCATCACGTTttgtttataaataaaaaaatacccTTCTTGTGGAAGCTCTAATTCCAATGTTTGTAATTCTTTCCTCAAGTGTCCCACGTTGTCTAACGGATTAACTTCGATCGGAATTTTCTTAGTACCACATTTTGATAAAATcataattcttaattttttcgATCCGAATCCGGATCCGTTTCCATTATTATTCACAGATGATCCTGAAGaagttgttgttattattgttgttgttggtgcgGACACAATGATCGTACTAGCCTTGATACTAACATCGATTTCCGAATTATCTGAAAGTCCATAATTTTGAAGCGTCTGATGATCGATCAATTCGATTCCATTTGCACGCATGACTAATTTATTCACATGTACGCCTTCCATGTCGTGAATTCTCTCTTTTACCCTCCAAATGCTATCTGTAACATCCGCCTCTAACGCGACTCCCAGTTTGGACGTTGGCATTTTGAGGAGGAGTTGGATTTTCCTCGTCTGAGAGGACGATGACTGTTGTTCTGCTTTGATCGTATAATTCTTGTCTGGTTCGGACTCCACGACGAGTTGAATGTAAGAACGATCGAGGATATCAGAATAATGAACATTCAAATGGTCCTCTAGGACATTACCTTTGAAGATTAAGGTTTGTTTTGGTATAGGAATACCTTGATCTCTTTGGATCTTGTCTTTAATCTCTAAAATAGTGTCAAAATAGCCAACTTCAATTGCAAATGACCTTCCTTTTGTTGGTTGAATGAATACATCCATTTACACTTTACACAACTCGcgaaaatatattaaatatgttattgttgttgtagtgtAAAATCTCCACTCTGTGAATTTAgtcaataataaataataggGTACCTTAAATATAGGTGAAAGAAGATtcaacaaattttatttttgctaCTAAATATATGGATAGTTACAACAATATCCGATATTGCATGAGAGTCATTTATTGGCtttttttcaccttttttttttccaaaatacaAGATCAGTTttgtaatatttaaattaattttttttatttagtctTTTATCTTTAACTAAAATAAtgttatattttattcaaatatcTAATATGAATAAGTCTAGAATATAAATAGATATAGGACGATCGTTTGGCAACGTTAGttaatttgattattattttttgctattagcaattttattttatttttgaagtttctATTTAAAACTTGACATTTTAATCcatgtaatttattttaaattcatataattttaatattttcaattcaaactgAAAAATAGcaattcaaaattcatatgcctgtttaaaatgaaattgaaataaccGAAATAATTTTCAAACTTGAAATTTTATGCTGATGACACTTATCATCACAAGATTGTTTCGCTTCTCTTATTCTATTTAGATAGATATTCCCCCCGTTCCAAATTATGTGGCGGTATTCATATTTCGAAAAAAAGTATTGTTGTTTTATCATAAgattttcatatgttttttttaaaaaattattttgaattattatttattgtatctTTTAgtactttttaaataattttcaaatatataaattttatttaaaaatttaaagatctTATGTTCAAATTCatgatcaaaataaaatatttgatccTTAAATATCTAAATTACAACATATAAACTAAGACAAAGAGGGAAGTTAGCTAATACACGTTGTCATCTTAATTTGTCACTTAACCATTGTAAGTTAGGGTTTTATTTTCATCTTGATAATGTTTATGTTTgtagaaaaaatgaaaaagtaaaaaaaaaaaaaattattatcaaccaagtaatatcaaccaagtaaaatggttgtccacttaaaatggtggatagtctatttactttttaagtgggtaaaatgcccattaatattttcctccacttgtaaatatggctataaatatagtcttaaacttcaatgtaaaatacataaaaacacataaaagaaagaattactattactctctctatattactactctctctattaatactttctatatacatattctcttgttcttcttcctttataaaattgtcaagttagttaattcataacacgttatcagcacgaagctctaatttttcagaaaattaacttctatatcaggtatatctactaaagaaatttaatttttaagttatctttgttactttcaaattaattttcatcatgtcaaacttgtcaaaattggaatttgtggcacttgatatttctggtaaaaattatttgtcgtgggtacttgatgctgagattcaccttaccgctaagggtcttggtgatgctataattgaaggaaatacagcatcaagtcaggataaagcaaaggctatgattttccttcgtcatcatctagatgaaagcctaaaaatggaatacttgacagtgaaagatccacttgaattgtggaaagacttaaaagggaggtatgaccacctcagggcaacggtattgccaagggctcgttatgagtggatgcacttacggtttcaagattttaaaaccgtaattgagtataattctgttgtatttagaataacttcccaattaaaattatgtggggaaaatataaatgatgaggacatgttagaaaagacactaactacttttcatgcctctaatgtaatattacagcagcaataccgtgaaaatggttttaaaaaatactctgaattgatatcatgccttctggtggctgaacaacataatgcccttttaatgaaaaatcatgaagtccgtcccactggaactgctccgttaccggaggcaaatatggtaaaagcacatggccagtctgaaagaagacataataaatatcaaggtcacaataatgtgcgtgggcgtggcaatggcagaggacgatataataatcgtcgtggtggtggtcaacataaaagggagaacaatatcagttctcaaaatggcccttcaaaaagtaactgtcatcgttgtggcatgaaaggccactggaaaaatgaatgtcggacgcctgagcattttgtaagactttatcaaaattcttttaaaagaaaggcaaatagaggtggtgcctcttcttctaatgctcggatagagtcacacttggcgttcgaaaataatgttgaggcaaggcctttgaataatgataatattgaagcaaatatggccttaagggatgatgattttaatgacttcaatgatattactcatttggaggttgaagatttttttaaggatcttaattgatgtttaatttcatgtttttcaatatgttatcatgtactttgaattattgtgtttttacgtttatgtatttgaagaaaaaaaataataatcaaggttacatttttatgataattgtatattatttattacattgtgctattttacaatgttgtaattaattactattagtgtgctattatttaatcttaatatcatattattactaaaaaataatattcgccttatttaatgtcattataataactatttattcttgttaatgttttagacattaataatatataatgcttgtattatttttgtcaataaacaaattatctatacatgatgaataatattatattaatattttataatattttatatttgtttttaatact
This Solanum dulcamara chromosome 1, daSolDulc1.2, whole genome shotgun sequence DNA region includes the following protein-coding sequences:
- the LOC129885879 gene encoding ubiquitin domain-containing protein 7SL RNA1-like, whose product is MDVFIQPTKGRSFAIEVGYFDTILEIKDKIQRDQGIPIPKQTLIFKGNVLEDHLNVHYSDILDRSYIQLVVESEPDKNYTIKAEQQSSSSQTRKIQLLLKMPTSKLGVALEADVTDSIWRVKERIHDMEGVHVNKLVMRANGIELIDHQTLQNYGLSDNSEIDVSIKASTIIVSAPTTTIITTTSSGSSVNNNGNGSGFGSKKLRIMILSKCGTKKIPIEVNPLDNVGHLRKELQTLELELPQEGYFFIYKQNVMDDDRSFRWHHVCQGDTIEIFNGSVTGGV